In Pocillopora verrucosa isolate sample1 chromosome 13, ASM3666991v2, whole genome shotgun sequence, one genomic interval encodes:
- the LOC131770168 gene encoding uncharacterized protein isoform X5 — protein sequence MFRIFIHAYALFVIYGLLHPSHTEGQGVRNDDGSYTFSPETIQVTKHQHNLTVKSVMLLSNVTVSVDEVQLFVFTEKNGGSLVSLRPNSAGVFVARVNPKMVRDFKLKEAGISMKSEVNVTYIPTGQVRVYTVFNLRLSNTTLGGNSVVVHKLVVVVTSHDKKGTEYRHDQHYSLNYTETQTGFPGNVSSGSVHFGPTSHQKDNHTAKAGFPGNVSSGSVHIEPTRHQKDNHMAKGAVSSSNLAVLIAVPTVSLAVLITICIACVVLKRKNNRAIYDAENPINTMMGKLSGQG from the exons ATGTTCAGAATATTCATACATGCTTATGCTCTGTTTGTGATTTATGGCTTGCTACATCCTTCGCACACTGAAG GGCAAGGTGTTAGGAATGACGATGGTAGTTACACCTTTTCACCTGAAACCATCCAAGTGACGAAACATCAGCACAACTTAACAGTTAAGAGCGTTATGCTACTCTCGAATGTCACTGTTTCGGTAGACGAGGTGCAGCTATttgttttcacagaaaaaaatggcGGTAGTCTCGTTTCACTTCGTCCTAATTCTGCTGGAGTGTTTGTGGCTAGAGTGAACCCGAAAATGGTTCGGGACTTCAAATTGAAGGAGGCTGGTATCTCAATGAAAAGTGAGGTCAACGTTACTTATATCCCAACCGGCCAGGTGCGAGTTTATACAGTATTCAATCTCCGCCTCTCAAACACGACACTTGGTGGAAATTCCGTCGTTGTACATAAACTTGTTGTTGTCGTGACTTCTCACGACAAAAAGGGTACAGAATACCGACACGATCAACATTATTCTCTGAATTACACCGAGACACAAA CTGGTTTTCCAGGTAACGTTAGCTCAGGATCAGTCCATTTTGGGCCAACAAGTCATCAGAAGGACAATCATACGGCTAAAG CTGGTTTTCCAGGTAATGTTAGTTCAGGATCAGTCCATATTGAGCCAACACGTCATCAGAAGGACAACCATATGGCTAAAG gagCAGTTAGTTCAAGTAATCTGGCTGTGCTAATTGCTGTTCCCACTGTTTCACTAGCTGTTCTAATCACTATCTGCATTGCATGTGtggttttgaaaagaaaaaataatcgtGCAATATATGATGCTGAAAATCCTATCAACACAATGATGGGCAAGTTAAGTGGACAGGGATAA
- the LOC131770168 gene encoding uncharacterized protein isoform X6, which yields MFRRAIHGYALCVFFVLLHTWQIDGQGVRNDDGSYTFSPETIQVTKHQHNLTVKSVMLLSNVTVSVDEVQLFVFTEKNGGSLVSLRPNSAGVFVARVNPKMVRDFKLKEAGISMKSEVNVTYIPTGQVRVYTVFNLRLSNTTLGGNSVVVHKLVVVVTSHDKKGTEYRHDQHYSLNYTETQTGFPGNVSSGSVHFGPTSHQKDNHTAKAGFPGNVSSGSVHIEPTRHQKDNHMAKGAVSSSNLAVLIAVPTVSLAVLITICIACVVLKRKNNRAIYDAENPINTMMGKLSGQG from the exons ATGTTCAGAAGAGCTATTCATGGTTATGCACTGTGTGTGTTTTTTGTCTTGCTACATACTTGGCAAATTGACG GGCAAGGTGTTAGGAATGACGATGGTAGTTACACCTTTTCACCTGAAACCATCCAAGTGACGAAACATCAGCACAACTTAACAGTTAAGAGCGTTATGCTACTCTCGAATGTCACTGTTTCGGTAGACGAGGTGCAGCTATttgttttcacagaaaaaaatggcGGTAGTCTCGTTTCACTTCGTCCTAATTCTGCTGGAGTGTTTGTGGCTAGAGTGAACCCGAAAATGGTTCGGGACTTCAAATTGAAGGAGGCTGGTATCTCAATGAAAAGTGAGGTCAACGTTACTTATATCCCAACCGGCCAGGTGCGAGTTTATACAGTATTCAATCTCCGCCTCTCAAACACGACACTTGGTGGAAATTCCGTCGTTGTACATAAACTTGTTGTTGTCGTGACTTCTCACGACAAAAAGGGTACAGAATACCGACACGATCAACATTATTCTCTGAATTACACCGAGACACAAA CTGGTTTTCCAGGTAACGTTAGCTCAGGATCAGTCCATTTTGGGCCAACAAGTCATCAGAAGGACAATCATACGGCTAAAG CTGGTTTTCCAGGTAATGTTAGTTCAGGATCAGTCCATATTGAGCCAACACGTCATCAGAAGGACAACCATATGGCTAAAG gagCAGTTAGTTCAAGTAATCTGGCTGTGCTAATTGCTGTTCCCACTGTTTCACTAGCTGTTCTAATCACTATCTGCATTGCATGTGtggttttgaaaagaaaaaataatcgtGCAATATATGATGCTGAAAATCCTATCAACACAATGATGGGCAAGTTAAGTGGACAGGGATAA